Proteins encoded in a region of the Cupriavidus pauculus genome:
- a CDS encoding sulfate ABC transporter substrate-binding protein, whose translation MIRKLAIGLAAFAAIGAAQTASANTNLLNVSYDPTRELYVDVNAAFAKAWKAQGGDNVTIRQSHGGSGKQARSVIDGLDADVVTLALGYDIDAIAEKGLLKADWQKRLPHNASPYTSTIVFLVRKGNPKQIKDWNDLVKPGVQVITPNPKTSGGARWNYLAAWGYALRQPGGNEAKAKEFVGALLKNVPVLDSGARGATTTFVERGLGDVLIAWENEAILAIKELGPEKFDIVVPSVSILAEPPVAVVDKVVDKKGTRKVAEAYLQFLYTDEGQEIAAKNYYRPISEKIAAKYASNFPKIKLFTIDEAFGGWQKAQKAHFADGGSFDQIYQPGKR comes from the coding sequence ATGATTCGCAAGCTGGCCATCGGCCTCGCCGCTTTCGCCGCGATCGGCGCCGCCCAGACCGCCTCGGCCAACACCAACCTGCTCAACGTTTCGTACGATCCGACCCGTGAGCTCTACGTGGACGTCAATGCCGCCTTCGCCAAGGCCTGGAAGGCCCAGGGCGGCGACAACGTGACGATTCGTCAGTCGCACGGCGGCTCGGGCAAGCAGGCCCGTTCCGTGATCGATGGCCTGGACGCGGACGTGGTCACGCTGGCGCTCGGCTACGACATCGACGCGATTGCCGAGAAGGGTCTGCTCAAGGCCGACTGGCAGAAGCGCCTGCCGCACAACGCCTCGCCGTACACCTCGACCATCGTGTTCCTGGTGCGCAAGGGCAATCCGAAGCAGATCAAGGACTGGAACGATCTGGTCAAGCCGGGCGTGCAGGTGATTACGCCGAACCCGAAGACCTCGGGCGGCGCGCGCTGGAACTACCTGGCCGCATGGGGCTACGCGCTGCGTCAGCCGGGCGGCAATGAAGCGAAGGCCAAGGAATTCGTCGGCGCGCTGCTGAAGAACGTGCCGGTGCTGGACTCGGGCGCGCGCGGCGCGACGACGACGTTCGTCGAGCGCGGCCTGGGCGACGTGCTGATCGCATGGGAAAACGAAGCGATCCTCGCGATCAAGGAACTCGGTCCCGAGAAGTTCGATATCGTGGTTCCGTCGGTCTCCATCCTGGCCGAGCCGCCGGTGGCCGTGGTCGACAAGGTCGTGGACAAGAAGGGCACGCGCAAGGTGGCCGAGGCCTACCTGCAGTTCCTGTACACGGACGAAGGCCAGGAAATCGCGGCAAAGAACTACTACCGTCCGATTTCCGAGAAGATCGCGGCCAAGTACGCATCCAACTTCCCGAAGATCAAGCTGTTCACGATCGACGAGGCGTTCGGCGGCTGGCAGAAGGCCCAGAAGGCGCACTTCGCCGATGGCGGTTCGTTCGACCAGATCTATCAGCCGGGCAAGCGCTGA
- a CDS encoding sulfate/molybdate ABC transporter ATP-binding protein, whose translation MSIQVRNVEKRFGDFVALDNVSLDFDEGELTALLGPSGCGKTTLLRIIAGLERADAGQVVLAGTDASQHHVRERNVGFVFQHYALFKHMTVFENVAFGLRVKPRAERPSEAKIREKVKSLLELVQLDWLADRYPSQLSGGQRQRIALARALAVEPRVLLLDEPFGALDAKVRKELRRWLRRLHDELHVTSVFVTHDQEEALEVADQVVLMNRGRVEQFGTPEAVYNHPATPFVFGFLGNVNLFHGRLEVGDTGGLLHTGDSVLPVVGQGHETAGDAVAYVRPHDLDLERYAPGTDGIAVTLRRALTLGPVAQLELEREDNQDVIEVALPLERFRHLGFREGELLAVRPRQLRVFTRDTPVQDKNNGVTP comes from the coding sequence ATGAGCATTCAGGTCAGGAACGTAGAGAAGCGCTTCGGCGACTTCGTGGCACTGGACAACGTGTCGCTCGACTTCGACGAAGGCGAGCTGACCGCGCTGCTGGGCCCGTCCGGCTGTGGCAAGACCACGCTGTTGCGCATCATCGCCGGCCTGGAACGCGCGGATGCCGGGCAGGTCGTGCTGGCAGGTACCGATGCCTCGCAGCATCACGTGCGCGAGCGTAACGTGGGCTTCGTGTTCCAGCACTACGCGCTGTTCAAGCACATGACGGTGTTCGAGAACGTGGCCTTCGGCCTGCGCGTGAAGCCGCGCGCCGAGCGTCCGTCGGAAGCGAAGATCCGCGAGAAGGTGAAGTCGCTGCTGGAACTCGTGCAACTGGACTGGCTGGCCGACCGCTATCCGTCGCAGCTGTCGGGCGGCCAGCGCCAGCGTATCGCGCTGGCCCGCGCGCTGGCCGTGGAGCCGCGCGTGCTGCTGCTGGACGAGCCGTTCGGCGCGCTCGACGCCAAGGTGCGCAAGGAACTGCGCCGCTGGCTGCGCCGCCTGCATGACGAACTGCACGTGACCAGCGTGTTCGTGACCCATGACCAGGAAGAAGCGCTCGAAGTGGCCGATCAGGTCGTCCTGATGAATCGCGGCCGCGTGGAGCAGTTCGGCACGCCGGAGGCCGTCTATAACCATCCGGCCACGCCGTTCGTGTTCGGCTTCCTCGGCAATGTGAACCTGTTCCACGGCCGCCTGGAAGTCGGCGACACCGGCGGCCTGCTGCATACGGGCGACTCGGTGCTGCCCGTGGTGGGGCAGGGCCACGAGACCGCCGGCGATGCCGTGGCCTATGTGCGCCCGCACGACCTCGACCTCGAGCGCTACGCGCCGGGCACCGACGGGATTGCCGTGACGCTGCGCCGCGCGCTGACGCTGGGCCCGGTCGCCCAGCTGGAACTCGAGCGCGAAGACAACCAGGACGTGATCGAGGTGGCGCTGCCGCTCGAACGCTTCCGCCATCTGGGCTTCCGCGAGGGCGAACTGCTCGCCGTGCGGCCCCGCCAGTTGCGCGTCTTCACGCGCGACACCCCTGTGCAGGACAAGAACAACGGAGTCACGCCATGA
- a CDS encoding RBBP9/YdeN family alpha/beta hydrolase, with the protein MSALPPTGETAASLPSADSAPSGQLAVPRGLQILTVPGLHGSGPAHWQSRWEARHPDWQRIEQHDWSRPSLPLWSERVSEGVMRARRVAQGGAVLVAHSFGCLATLRQAALDPVGIAGALLVAPADPDKFGVGALLPTWKLPFPTVLIASRDDPWMVQRTAFSWGALWGSELVDAGQLGHINADSGLGEWPVGQAYLATLLQRIESQGTESDVSGCWESSVELGCTTPYI; encoded by the coding sequence ATGAGTGCATTGCCCCCCACCGGAGAAACCGCCGCATCGTTGCCGTCGGCCGACAGCGCGCCGTCCGGCCAGCTGGCCGTCCCGCGCGGACTGCAGATCCTGACCGTGCCGGGCCTGCACGGCAGCGGCCCCGCGCACTGGCAGTCGCGCTGGGAGGCGCGGCATCCGGACTGGCAGCGCATCGAACAGCACGACTGGTCGCGGCCAAGCCTGCCGCTGTGGTCGGAGCGCGTGTCCGAGGGCGTCATGCGCGCACGGCGCGTGGCCCAGGGTGGTGCGGTGCTCGTCGCGCACAGTTTTGGGTGTCTGGCCACGCTCCGGCAGGCGGCCCTCGATCCGGTCGGTATCGCGGGCGCGCTGCTCGTGGCGCCGGCCGATCCGGACAAGTTCGGCGTCGGCGCGCTGCTGCCGACGTGGAAGCTGCCGTTTCCGACCGTGCTGATCGCGAGCCGCGACGACCCGTGGATGGTGCAGCGCACGGCGTTCAGCTGGGGCGCGCTGTGGGGCAGCGAACTCGTCGATGCGGGCCAGCTCGGCCATATCAATGCGGACTCCGGGCTTGGCGAATGGCCGGTCGGGCAGGCCTATCTCGCCACATTGCTCCAGCGCATCGAGTCGCAAGGCACGGAAAGTGATGTTTCAGGCTGCTGGGAGTCGAGCGTGGAGCTCGGCTGCACCACTCCTTATATCTAA
- a CDS encoding EAL domain-containing protein, whose protein sequence is MPDALDRYLETLPRGPVAGRELWRDASGQVQGQYFNCSLTSVFEPLVTLADRSVVAHEGAIHTYAEDGVGLAAWKLFAMAADDASLVSLDRLSRLVHAINYFAGPPEQDGGHKLVLNVHNRLLAAVADDHGAAFRRALQSLGLPLERFVIQVPASANDDLPLLLHVVGNYRRNGFAVSLQASDPAEAGALMAHALPDWLKLDMRRTWTDRQLSGLRASAANAGVTLIGRRLQDTLSVERLQAAGIALGQGIAAGEAVSARQLHAGTDKSGTAASASRKEPA, encoded by the coding sequence ATGCCCGACGCGCTCGACCGCTATCTGGAAACGTTGCCCCGGGGTCCCGTCGCGGGGCGGGAGCTGTGGCGCGATGCGAGTGGCCAGGTTCAGGGCCAGTACTTCAACTGTTCGCTGACGAGCGTCTTCGAGCCGCTCGTCACGCTGGCGGATCGCAGCGTCGTCGCGCACGAGGGCGCCATTCACACCTACGCCGAGGACGGCGTGGGGCTTGCCGCATGGAAGCTGTTCGCCATGGCGGCCGACGATGCCTCGCTGGTGTCGCTGGACCGCCTGTCGCGGCTCGTGCATGCGATCAATTATTTCGCCGGCCCGCCCGAGCAGGACGGCGGGCACAAGCTGGTGCTCAACGTGCATAACCGCCTGCTGGCGGCCGTGGCCGACGATCACGGGGCCGCATTCCGGCGCGCGCTGCAATCGCTGGGCCTGCCGCTCGAGCGGTTCGTGATCCAGGTGCCCGCGAGCGCCAACGACGATCTGCCGCTGCTGCTGCACGTGGTGGGCAATTACCGGCGCAACGGGTTTGCGGTGAGCCTGCAGGCGTCCGATCCGGCCGAGGCGGGCGCGCTGATGGCGCATGCATTGCCGGACTGGCTCAAGCTCGACATGCGCCGCACATGGACGGACCGCCAGTTGTCCGGTCTGCGCGCGAGCGCCGCGAACGCGGGCGTGACGCTGATCGGCCGCCGGCTGCAGGACACGCTGTCGGTGGAGCGGTTACAGGCCGCGGGCATCGCGCTGGGGCAGGGTATCGCCGCGGGCGAGGCCGTGTCGGCACGGCAATTGCACGCGGGAACCGACAAGTCAGGGACAGCCGCGAGCGCGTCGCGCAAGGAGCCAGCATGA
- a CDS encoding molybdopterin-binding protein, whose amino-acid sequence MSIQAINVRNQFRGKVANIIEGPVVSEVDVETPAGIVTSVITTRSIRDLGLVKGSEVVALVKATEVSLAKL is encoded by the coding sequence ATGAGCATTCAGGCGATCAACGTACGTAATCAGTTCCGTGGCAAGGTGGCCAACATCATCGAGGGACCTGTGGTGTCGGAAGTCGATGTGGAAACCCCGGCGGGTATCGTGACGTCGGTCATCACCACGCGGTCGATCCGCGACCTGGGCCTGGTCAAGGGCAGCGAGGTCGTGGCGCTGGTCAAGGCGACCGAGGTGTCGCTGGCCAAGCTCTGA
- the cysW gene encoding sulfate ABC transporter permease subunit CysW yields MAGAVSRLGSKGTAHHPYDATGESRWVRYTLITVAVLFLALFLFVPLASVFFEAFKKGVDTYLSALTEPDAVSAIQLTLTVAAIAVPLNVVFGVAAAWAIAKFDFRGKNLLITLIDLPFSVSPVISGLIYVLMFGAQGWFGPWLEAHDIKIMFAVPGIVLATVFVTFPFVARELIPLMQAQGSEEEEAAIVLGASGWQTFRHITLPNIRWGLLYGVILCNARAMGEFGAVSVVSGHIRGLTNTMPLHVEILYNEYNFAAAFAVASLLTLLALVTLGIKTLVEMRAAREHSEDALERPADPVLAPSSPKGAVSEPATQHTTQHTTQQASHQSQQQPLQGQAS; encoded by the coding sequence ATGGCCGGCGCAGTTTCCCGACTCGGATCGAAGGGCACGGCCCATCATCCCTACGACGCCACCGGCGAGTCCCGATGGGTCCGCTATACGCTGATCACGGTGGCGGTGCTGTTTCTCGCACTGTTCCTGTTCGTACCGCTGGCATCGGTGTTCTTTGAAGCGTTCAAGAAGGGCGTCGATACGTACCTGAGCGCGCTGACCGAGCCCGACGCGGTCTCGGCGATCCAGCTCACGCTGACGGTGGCCGCCATCGCGGTACCGCTGAACGTGGTGTTCGGCGTGGCCGCGGCCTGGGCCATCGCGAAGTTCGACTTTCGCGGCAAGAACCTGCTGATCACGCTGATCGACCTGCCGTTCTCGGTGTCGCCCGTGATCTCGGGCCTGATCTATGTGCTGATGTTCGGCGCGCAGGGCTGGTTCGGCCCATGGCTGGAGGCGCACGACATCAAGATCATGTTCGCGGTGCCCGGCATCGTGCTCGCGACGGTCTTCGTGACGTTCCCGTTCGTCGCGCGCGAGCTCATTCCGCTGATGCAGGCGCAGGGCAGCGAGGAAGAAGAGGCCGCGATCGTGCTCGGCGCGTCGGGCTGGCAGACGTTCCGGCATATCACGCTGCCGAACATCCGCTGGGGCCTGCTGTATGGCGTGATCCTGTGCAACGCGCGCGCCATGGGCGAGTTCGGCGCCGTGTCGGTGGTGTCGGGCCATATCCGCGGCCTGACCAACACGATGCCGCTGCACGTGGAAATTCTCTACAACGAATACAACTTCGCGGCCGCGTTCGCGGTGGCGTCGCTGCTGACGCTGCTGGCGCTCGTGACGCTCGGCATCAAGACGCTGGTCGAGATGCGCGCCGCGCGCGAACACAGCGAGGACGCGCTGGAGCGGCCGGCCGATCCGGTACTGGCCCCGTCCTCGCCCAAGGGTGCGGTATCGGAACCCGCCACGCAACACACCACGCAACACACCACGCAACAAGCATCGCATCAATCGCAGCAACAACCGCTGCAGGGACAGGCATCATGA
- the ssuC gene encoding aliphatic sulfonate ABC transporter permease SsuC, with the protein MSAPSIPVNRGTGRQATNAAGALRAVAPWIVPVLLIFTWQAASQLGWLSNRVLPAPLAVVEAAWGLAVSGELWRHVWVSTWRALIGLAVGGGLGLALGLLTGTFRTAATLLDSTLQMIRNIPTLALIPLVILWFGIDETAKLFLVALGVFFPVYLNTYHGIRAVDPALVEMARSYGLSGWRLYREVILPGALPNILVGVRFSLGLMWVILIVAETISAQSGIGYMTMNAREFLQTDVVLVGILLYALLGKLADVLSRALERYWLRWHPGYQTS; encoded by the coding sequence ATGTCCGCACCGTCGATTCCCGTCAACCGCGGCACCGGCCGGCAGGCGACCAACGCCGCGGGCGCGCTGCGCGCCGTGGCGCCCTGGATCGTGCCCGTGCTGCTGATCTTCACGTGGCAGGCCGCGTCGCAACTGGGCTGGCTGTCCAACCGCGTGCTGCCGGCCCCGCTGGCCGTGGTGGAAGCCGCCTGGGGGCTCGCCGTGTCGGGCGAACTGTGGCGGCACGTGTGGGTGAGCACGTGGCGCGCGCTGATCGGGCTGGCCGTCGGCGGCGGGCTCGGGCTTGCGCTCGGCCTGCTGACGGGCACGTTCCGTACGGCCGCCACGCTGCTCGACAGCACGTTGCAGATGATCCGGAACATTCCGACGCTAGCGCTGATTCCGCTCGTGATCTTGTGGTTCGGCATCGACGAGACCGCGAAGCTGTTCCTGGTCGCGCTCGGCGTGTTCTTTCCGGTGTACCTCAACACGTATCACGGCATCCGCGCCGTCGATCCCGCGCTTGTCGAGATGGCCCGCAGCTATGGGCTCTCCGGCTGGCGCCTGTATCGCGAGGTGATCCTGCCTGGCGCGCTGCCGAACATCCTCGTCGGCGTACGGTTTTCGCTCGGCCTGATGTGGGTGATCCTGATCGTGGCCGAGACGATCTCCGCGCAGTCGGGCATCGGCTACATGACCATGAATGCGCGCGAGTTCCTGCAGACCGATGTGGTGCTCGTGGGCATTCTGCTCTACGCGCTGCTCGGCAAGCTGGCCGACGTGTTGTCGCGCGCGCTCGAACGTTACTGGCTGCGCTGGCATCCCGGTTACCAGACATCCTGA
- a CDS encoding ATP-binding cassette domain-containing protein — MQSHPLEAAAVAYVDATLRRQTADDLTHPQGHARAVARNGAQGGVALHVQQVVKRYNGREVLHGIELQTTPGEFVAIVGRSGCGKSTLLRLVAGLEGRDEGAITFDGRDGRTQREDIRVMFQDARLLPWKRVLDNVALGLPKERAADAAQVLAQVGLAERAQEWPARLSGGQRQRVALARALVHHPRLLLLDEPLGALDALTRIEMQGLIESLWRRLGFTALLVTHDVSEAIALADRVVLIEDGRIALDERVDLPRPRQRGSVAFAQLEDRVLRRVMQHEGHEGSEEVVVEVPRVRHFDSVGWAV, encoded by the coding sequence ATGCAAAGTCATCCCCTCGAAGCGGCCGCGGTCGCCTATGTGGACGCCACCCTGCGGCGCCAGACGGCCGACGATCTCACGCATCCGCAGGGCCATGCCCGCGCCGTCGCGCGCAACGGCGCGCAGGGCGGCGTTGCGCTGCACGTGCAGCAGGTGGTCAAGCGCTATAACGGACGCGAGGTGCTGCACGGCATCGAGCTGCAGACGACGCCCGGCGAGTTCGTGGCGATCGTGGGCCGCAGCGGCTGCGGCAAGAGCACGCTGCTGCGTCTGGTCGCGGGCCTCGAAGGCCGCGACGAAGGCGCGATCACGTTCGATGGCCGCGATGGCCGCACGCAGCGCGAGGACATCCGCGTGATGTTCCAGGACGCGCGCCTGCTGCCGTGGAAGCGCGTGCTGGACAACGTGGCGCTGGGCCTGCCGAAGGAACGCGCGGCCGATGCCGCGCAGGTGCTCGCGCAGGTCGGCCTGGCCGAACGGGCGCAGGAATGGCCCGCGCGTCTTTCGGGCGGCCAGCGGCAGCGTGTGGCGCTGGCGCGCGCGCTCGTCCATCACCCGCGGCTGCTGCTGCTCGACGAGCCGCTCGGCGCGCTCGACGCGCTGACGCGCATCGAGATGCAGGGCCTCATCGAATCGCTGTGGCGCCGGCTCGGTTTTACGGCGCTGCTCGTGACGCACGACGTGTCGGAGGCGATCGCGCTGGCCGATCGCGTGGTGCTGATCGAGGACGGCCGCATCGCGCTGGACGAGCGCGTGGATCTGCCGCGGCCGCGGCAGCGTGGCTCGGTAGCGTTCGCGCAGCTGGAGGACAGGGTCCTGCGCCGTGTCATGCAGCACGAGGGACATGAGGGCAGCGAAGAGGTGGTCGTCGAGGTGCCGCGCGTCCGGCATTTCGACTCGGTGGGCTGGGCGGTTTGA
- the cysT gene encoding sulfate ABC transporter permease subunit CysT, whose amino-acid sequence MPPSITATDLPPSGPKPASRTLRPRTNQRFTVLPGFGLSLGFTIFYLTLIVLIPLSATFLKTFTMTWEAFWRTVTEPRVVHSLELSFGASFVAAIINTVFGLIVAWVLVRYRFFGKRFIDALVDLPFALPTAVAGIALTALFAGNGWIGKYLEPHGIKVAFTPLGIVVALTFIGLPFVVRTVQPVLEDVERELEEAAASLGASRLQTFYRVILPAILPALLTGFALSFARATGEYGSVVFISGNMPMVSEIAPLMIYSKLEQYDYAGATAVAVVMLVISFVLLLLINLLQAWTRRHQTGARAAAEIVAKD is encoded by the coding sequence ATGCCGCCATCCATTACCGCCACGGACCTGCCACCGTCCGGGCCCAAGCCAGCCAGCCGTACGCTCCGTCCGAGGACGAACCAGCGCTTTACCGTACTGCCCGGATTCGGGTTGTCGCTGGGCTTCACGATCTTCTACCTGACGCTGATCGTCCTGATTCCGCTGTCGGCGACGTTCCTGAAGACGTTCACGATGACGTGGGAAGCGTTCTGGCGCACCGTGACGGAACCCCGCGTGGTGCATTCGCTGGAACTGAGCTTCGGCGCATCGTTCGTCGCGGCCATCATCAATACCGTGTTCGGCCTGATCGTCGCGTGGGTGCTCGTGCGCTACCGCTTCTTCGGCAAGCGATTCATCGACGCGCTCGTCGATCTGCCGTTCGCGCTGCCCACGGCGGTGGCCGGTATCGCGCTGACCGCGCTGTTCGCGGGCAATGGCTGGATCGGCAAGTATCTGGAACCGCATGGCATCAAGGTCGCGTTCACGCCGCTGGGTATCGTCGTGGCCCTGACGTTCATTGGCCTGCCGTTTGTCGTGCGCACCGTGCAACCGGTGCTCGAGGACGTGGAGCGCGAGCTCGAGGAAGCCGCGGCGAGCCTCGGCGCCTCGCGCCTGCAGACGTTCTATCGCGTGATCCTGCCGGCCATCCTGCCCGCGCTGCTCACGGGTTTTGCGCTGTCGTTCGCGCGCGCCACGGGCGAGTACGGTTCGGTGGTCTTTATCTCCGGCAACATGCCGATGGTGTCGGAGATCGCGCCGCTGATGATCTATTCGAAGCTCGAGCAGTACGACTACGCGGGCGCGACCGCGGTGGCCGTGGTGATGCTCGTGATCTCGTTCGTGCTGCTGCTGCTGATCAACCTGTTGCAGGCCTGGACGCGACGCCACCAGACTGGTGCGCGCGCGGCTGCAGAAATCGTGGCGAAGGATTAA
- the ssuD gene encoding FMNH2-dependent alkanesulfonate monooxygenase, with protein MQVFWFIPTHGDSRYLGTSEGAREVNFDYLRQIATAADTLGYEGVLIPTGRSCEDPWVAASALAAVTRKLKFLVAVRPGLMTPTLAARMAATFDRISGGRLLVNLVTGGDVAELEGDGLFLDHAERYEASSEFIRVWRDVLAASHDSGEISFAGKHINVKGARVLYPPLQRPHPPVYFGGSSAAAHDLAAEQVEAYLTWGEPPAEVAKKIADVRARAEKLGRTVRFGIRLHVIVRETDEAAWAAAEDLISRLDDETVARAQAVFAKMDSEGQRRMAALHAGGKNARTREALEISPNLWAGVGLVRGGAGTALVGDPKTVAARMEEYAALGIDTFILSGYPHLEEAYRFAELVFPLLPRNVREKLPGQVLSGPFGEVMATGLVPRAAQS; from the coding sequence ATGCAAGTCTTCTGGTTTATCCCCACGCACGGCGACAGCCGCTACCTCGGTACCTCCGAGGGCGCGCGCGAAGTCAATTTCGACTACCTGCGGCAGATCGCGACGGCCGCGGACACGCTCGGCTATGAAGGCGTGCTGATCCCGACCGGCCGCTCGTGCGAGGACCCGTGGGTCGCCGCGTCCGCGCTGGCCGCGGTCACGCGCAAGCTGAAGTTCCTGGTCGCGGTGCGCCCCGGGCTGATGACGCCGACGCTGGCCGCGCGCATGGCCGCCACGTTCGACCGCATCTCCGGTGGCCGCCTGCTGGTCAACCTGGTGACGGGCGGCGATGTGGCCGAACTGGAAGGCGATGGCCTGTTTCTCGATCATGCCGAGCGCTACGAGGCGTCCTCCGAATTTATCCGCGTCTGGCGCGACGTGCTGGCCGCCAGTCACGACAGCGGCGAGATCAGCTTTGCCGGCAAGCATATCAACGTCAAGGGCGCGCGGGTCCTGTATCCGCCGCTGCAGCGCCCGCATCCGCCCGTGTATTTCGGCGGATCGTCGGCGGCCGCGCATGACCTCGCCGCGGAACAGGTGGAGGCGTACCTGACCTGGGGCGAGCCGCCCGCGGAGGTCGCGAAGAAAATTGCCGACGTGCGCGCGCGGGCCGAGAAGCTTGGCCGCACCGTGCGTTTCGGCATTCGTCTGCATGTGATCGTGCGCGAAACCGACGAGGCCGCATGGGCCGCCGCCGAAGACCTGATCAGCCGGCTCGACGACGAGACCGTGGCGCGCGCGCAGGCGGTGTTCGCGAAGATGGACTCCGAAGGCCAGCGCCGCATGGCCGCGTTGCATGCGGGCGGCAAGAACGCGCGTACGCGCGAGGCGCTCGAGATCAGTCCGAACCTGTGGGCGGGCGTGGGCCTCGTACGCGGAGGCGCGGGCACGGCGCTCGTGGGCGATCCGAAGACCGTGGCCGCGCGCATGGAGGAATACGCGGCGCTCGGTATCGACACGTTCATCCTCTCCGGTTATCCGCACCTCGAAGAGGCCTATCGTTTTGCCGAACTGGTGTTCCCGCTGCTGCCGCGCAACGTGCGCGAGAAGCTGCCGGGCCAGGTCCTGTCGGGACCGTTCGGCGAAGTCATGGCAACCGGCCTCGTGCCGCGCGCCGCGCAAAGCTGA